From a single Cydia strobilella chromosome 17, ilCydStro3.1, whole genome shotgun sequence genomic region:
- the LOC134748938 gene encoding uncharacterized protein LOC134748938, with translation MGNMDAQMETLFLKLREEMKIQTKTLSETLSTTMDEKLKPLREENEKLKEEVGTLKTKVHILEKENRKNNLILHKVSEVETSNNDLLQLVVETLNKLSENASMEKWDIWEISKAQRLGKKGDRPRPILVTVTLTWRKIEVLKNNKQFHDNIYATEDFPKEILMRRKELKEKMKQELENGKKAYIRYDKLIVKDVPSGNETPKEKRKRSPTQSPNNAQGSSENPTEALEKKQPSKKNKVDAYALMRSNTKQ, from the coding sequence ATGGGAAATATGGACGCACAGATGGAAACGCTTTTTCTAAAACTGAGGGAAGAGATGAAAATccaaacaaaaacattatcaGAAACTTTATCTACTACTATGGATGAAAAATTGAAGCCTCTTCGAGAAGAGAACGAAAAACTCAAGGAAGAAGTAGGAACATTAAAGACGAAAGTCCATATATTAGAGAAGGAGAATAGGAAAAATAACCTCATACTTCATAAAGTTAGTGAAGTCGAGACATCCAACAACGATCTATTACAACTGGTTGTAGAAACATTGAATAAACTAAGTGAAAACGCAAGTATGGAAAAATGGGATATCTGGGAAATCAGTAAAGCACAAAGACTTGGGAAGAAAGGAGACAGACCAAGACCAATACTAGTGACAGTAACATTAACATGGAGGAAAATCGAAGTTCTTAAGAACAACAAGCAGTTCCATGACAACATCTATGCTACTGAAGACTTTCCAAAGGAGATTCTTATGAGGAGAAAGGAGCTGAAAGAAAAAATGAAACAAGAACTAGAGAATGGAAAGAAAGCGTACATCCGATATGACAAACTTATTGTAAAGGATGTTCCGAGTGGAAACGAAACTCCTAAAGAAAAAAGGAAGCGATCTCCCACCCAATCTCCAAATAATGCTCAAGGGAGCTCAGAGAATCCAACCGAAGCACTTGAGAAAAAACAAccaagcaaaaaaaataaagtagatgCTTATGCTCTTATGCGTTCGAACACAAAGCAATAA
- the LOC134748753 gene encoding general transcription and DNA repair factor IIH helicase subunit XPD → MKLTVDGLLVYFPYDYIYPEQYAYMLELKRALDAKGHGLLEMPSGTGKTISLLSLIVAYMIQNPHHVRKLIYCSRTVPEIEKVLEELKNLINYYEQQQGEKPSLVGVVLSSRKNLCIHPEVSREREGKLVDGKCHSLTASYIRDRHERNPDVPICQFYEGFNREGKESMLPYGVYTMDDLKQYGADRNWCPYFLSRFAIIHAEIVVYSYHYLLDPKIAEVVSKELNKEAVVVFDEAHNIDNVCIDSLSVKITRRTIDKSVTALQNLEKAVAHIREEDAARLTEEYEQMVSGLREAAELRDADAILGNPILPDEVLNEVVPGNIRNAEHFLGFLKRFIEYLKTRLRIQHVVQESPAGFLKDVAARVCIERKPLRFCASRLSSLMRTLEIPDPGQLGALTLVAHLATLVSTYTKGFVVIIEPFDDKTPTVSNPILHFSCMDSSIAMRPVFARFQTVIITSGTLSPLDMYPKILDFNPVVMSSFTMTLARPCILPMIVSKGSDQVTISSKYETREDVAVIRNYGQLLVEIAANVPDGVVCFFTSYHYLESVVGAWYDQGVVANLQRHKLLFIETQDSAETSFALVNYIKACESGRGAVLLSVARGKVSEGVDFDHHLGRAVLMFGIPYVYTQSRILKARLEYLRDQFQIRENDFLTFDAMRHAAQCVGRALRGKTDYGIMVFADKRFSRADKRTKLPRWIQEHLKDSLCNLSTEEAVQICKRWLRQMAQPFTREDQLGVSLLTLQQLQSREQQDKIEQQVILH, encoded by the exons ATGAA attGACTGTTGATGGTTTGTTGGTGTATTTCCCTTACGATTACATTTACCCAGAGCAATATGCGTATATGCTGGAGTTAAAAAGGGCACTGGATGCAAAA gGTCACGGTCTTCTTGAAATGCCTTCAGGTACTGGAAAGACCATTTCATTGCTGTCTTTGATTGTTGCATACATGATTCAGAATCCACACCATGTAAG AAAGTTGATCTACTGCTCCCGTACAGTACCTGAGATAGAGAAGGTGCTAGAAGAGTTAAAGAATTTGATAAACTACTACGAGCAGCAGCAGGGTGAGAAACCCAGCCTGGTCGGAGTTGTGCTTAGCTCTCGTAAGAACCTGTGCATACATCCAGAG GTGTCAAGAGAAAGAGAAGGCAAATTGGTAGATGGCAAGTGTCACTCTCTCACTGCCAGTTACATACGGGACAGGCATGAGAGGAATCcagatgtacctatat GCCAGTTCTATGAGGGCTTTAACCGAGAAGGCAAGGAGTCCATGCTACCGTATGGAGTGTACACCATGGATGACCTGAAACAGTACGGCGCGGACCGGAACTGGTGCCCCTACTTCCTGTCACGATTTGCC ataattcaCGCCGAAATCGTAGTATACTCATACCACTACCTCCTCGACCCGAAGATCGCGGAAGTGGTCTCCAAAGAGCTGAATAAAGAAGCCGTGGTGGTGTTCGACGAGGCTCATAATATCGATAACGTGTGTATCGACTCGCTGAGCGTGAAGATCACACGTCGGACGATAGACAAGAGTGTCACAGCGCTACAGAACTTAGAGAAAGCTGTGGCACA CATCCGCGAAGAGGACGCAGCGCGCTTGACGGAGGAATACGAACAGATGGTGAGCGGACTACGCGAAGCGGCCGAGCTGCGAGACGCCGACGCCATCTTAGGAAACCCCATCTTACCCGATGAGGTGCTCAATG AGGTAGTACCCGGCAACATACGCAATGCAGAGCACTTCCTAGGTTTCCTGAAGCGGTTTATAGAATATCTGAAGACTCGGCTACGGATCCAGCACGTCGTCCAGGAGTCTCCTGCAG GTTTCCTGAAAGATGTGGCTGCCCGCGTTTGCATCGAGCGAAAACCTCTCCGCTTCTGCGCATCTCGACTCTCTTCTCTCATGCGTACGTTAGAGATCCCGGACCCGGGGCAACTGGGTGCGCTGACCCTGGTGGCACATCTGGCTACCTTAGTGTCCACGTACACGAAGGGCTTCGTTGTCATCATTGAGCCTTTTGACGATAAAACGCCTACTGTGTCAAACCCTATACTGCATTTCTC GTGTATGGACTCGTCAATAGCCATGAGGCCGGTGTTCGCCAGATTCCAAACAGTCATCATAACCTCAG GTACGCTGTCGCCATTAGACATGTACCCGAAGATCCTGGACTTCAACCCGGTCGTCATGAGCTCCTTCACCATGACGCTGGCGCGGCCCTGCATACTGCCTATG ATAGTTTCAAAAGGCAGCGACCAGGTGACGATATCGTCAAAATACGAGACGCGGGAAGACGTTGCAGTAATTAGAAACTACGGGCAACTACTAGTAGAG ATAGCAGCAAACGTGCCGGACGGAGTGGTCTGTTTCTTCACTTCGTACCATTATCTGGAGAGCGTAGTTGGCGCCTGGTATGACCAAG GAGTTGTGGCGAATTTACAAAGGCACAAGCTGCTTTTTATCGAAACACAAGACTCGGCGGAAACTAGCTTTGCACTCGTCAATTATATAAAG GCGTGCGAGAGCGGCCGAGGGGCCGTGCTGCTGTCCGTGGCGCGAGGCAAG GTATCAGAAGGCGTGGACTTCGACCATCACCTCGGGCGCGCCGTGCTCATGTTCGGCATCCCGTACGTGTACACGCAGAGCCGGATACTGAAGGCGCGCCTCGAGTACCTGCGCGACCAGTTCCAG ATCCGAGAAAACGATTTCCTAACGTTTGACGCGATGAGGCACGCGGCGCAGTGCGTCGGCAGAGCCCTTCG CGGTAAGACTGACTACGGCATCATGGTGTTCGCCGACAAGCGATTCAGTCGCGCCGACAAACGAACTAAATTGCCGCGCTGGATACAGGAGCATCTCAAAGACTCACTGTGCAACTTGAGCACTGAAGAGGCAGTGCAG ATATGCAAGCGGTGGCTACGTCAGATGGCGCAGCCGTTTACGCGCGAGGACCAGCTCGGCGTGTCGCTACTAACGCTGCAGCAGCTTCAGTCACGGGAACAGCAAGATAAGATAGAGCAGCAGGTCATATTGCACTAA